The sequence TTCCAATCTTTACCTTAATTTTATATGGTCGAGGTAAAATCTTCTTAAGTGGTAATGCCTTGTCAGCATTAATGATAGCAACAGGTACAACCGGTATTCCTGTCTTGAATGCAATAAAACTTGCGCCATCTCTGAATTCCTGTAATCTCCCATTCCTGCTAATTCCCCCTTCCGGAGCGATAATAAGACTCTTTCCTTCCTTTATATTTTTAATGATCACTTTAAGGGATTCTTTGCACATCGTATTATTCTTGACCGGAACACCGTTAACAAGATGTAACAGACTCCTCTCGATAAATCTCTTAAAAAAATCTGACTTAATTGGCACGATTATAGGTTTTTTTATTGCAGCAATAAGTATCGGCAAATCCAGAAAACTGAAATGGTTCGCTGCGAAAATATACTGCTTTTCCTTATCAAGGTTTTCACTTCCCTCAATAGAAAGCCGGTTATAGAATGACAGAAATGCTATTAACATATATCGTAATAACCAGTAGGTCATTTCTCACTCAATCTGCTGAGTTAAAAAAGCTAACGTATAAAATCCCCCGGTTCTCTGAAAAATCAAGAGAACCGGGGCCGGGAGGGAGAAACTCATGAAGTCCCTTTCTTTTGTTCCTTTAAGATCTGATCCAATTTTTTGTTTATCTCTTCTATGTCTTTTCGAGTCGGTATGTTGTGCTTCTTGAAGGATTTCTCTAAAGCGGCATCTATTTTTGCTTCGAGGGCTTTTTTTTCATTT comes from bacterium and encodes:
- a CDS encoding 1-acyl-sn-glycerol-3-phosphate acyltransferase — protein: MTYWLLRYMLIAFLSFYNRLSIEGSENLDKEKQYIFAANHFSFLDLPILIAAIKKPIIVPIKSDFFKRFIERSLLHLVNGVPVKNNTMCKESLKVIIKNIKEGKSLIIAPEGGISRNGRLQEFRDGASFIAFKTGIPVVPVAIINADKALPLKKILPRPYKIKVKIG